In the Hippoglossus stenolepis isolate QCI-W04-F060 chromosome 14, HSTE1.2, whole genome shotgun sequence genome, one interval contains:
- the tmem59l gene encoding transmembrane protein 59-like, producing MLRLGGRMCGFSALLSVLLAAAAAAASSDLFDNQLGDISYCKKQCQLTIKNKSPAKDSIMNACYRGCRLYSICQFVNGNAGFNTSREECQGACQEAYIKLLEQEACSTGCASQPSEPEIKRRKLKAMTLRPKPPSVMEAVSSWCNEIVSSAQSFISSTWTFYLQADDGKVVVFQSQPEMEYSLPELQAPRSNVADKPWPQVHSHTQRPHGVRGHGEKGTSKAGGKGKHPVQHTDDPTAEHDFLGCMSRRSGLPRWILAACLFLSIMVMLWLSCASLVTAPEQHIKTQLSINGDKEFLDNAHKVNPYHLTPVIAVTVKQSDDSQEAGPLPVKVDLDKTCV from the exons ATGCTCCGGCTCGGCGGCAGGATGTGCGGCTTCTCGGCGCTGCTCTCGGTGCTCctcgcggcggcggcggcggcggcgtccTCGGATCTTTTCGACAACCAGCTGGGCGACATCAGCTACTGCAAAAAGCAATGCCAGCTCACCATCAAAAACAAAAGCCCCGCTAAA GACTCCATAATGAACGCCTGTTACCGTGGCTGTCGCCTCTACTCCATCTGCCAGTTCGTCAACGGCAACGCCGGCTTCAACACCAGCAGGGAGGAGTGTCAGGGAG CGTGCCAGGAGGCATACATTAAGCTCCTGGAGCAGGAGGCCTGCAGCACCGGCTGTGCCAGCCAACCCTCTGAACCTGAGAtcaagaggaggaag ctgaaggcCATGACTCTCCGCCCGAAGCCCCCCTCCGTGATGGAGGCCGTGTCCAGTTGGTGCAACGAGATCGTCAGCTCTGCTCAGAGCTTCATCTCCTCCACCTGGACCTTCTACCTGCAGGCTGACGATGGCAAGGTGGTGGTTTTCCAG aGCCAGCCGGAGATGGAGTACTCTCTGCCCGAGCTGCAGGCTCCTCGATCCAACGTGGCGGACAAACCCTGGCCTCAGGTCCACTCTCACACCCAGAGACCTCATG GCGTGAGGGGACATGGAGAGAAGGGAACATCCAAAGCAGGAGGTAAAGGGAAGCACCCTGTGCAGCACACAGACGACCCCACAGCTGAGCACGACTTCCTCGGCTGCATGTCAag ACGTTCGGGTCTTCCTCGGTGGATTTTAGCGGCCTGTCTCTTCCTGTCCATCATGGTCATGTTATGGCTCAGCTGTGCCAGCCTCGTCACCGCACCAGAGCAGCACATCAAGacgcag CTGAGCATCAACGGAGATAAAGAGTTTCTGGACAATGCCCACAAAGTCAACCCGTACCACCTGACTCCCGTGATCGCTGTCACCGTGAAACAGTCGGATGACAGCCAGGAGGCGGGGCCGCTGCCGGTGAAAGTTGATCTCGACAAAACATGTGTTTAG